One stretch of Corynebacterium imitans DNA includes these proteins:
- a CDS encoding sensor histidine kinase, translated as MTVNRFTAKSYNQASKPLEKQLVSMVVFVATLGILLSFATVYFLMRGILTQRVDEQLEEGIDTWAGQGTWIPSIGVPSEFAQATWFPGYPYPFSRYTPRGNPPDWEQLTVLDSPQTINSKNVDSSEELVKWRALASKSDDGTITLVAKRLESEERILRWLAVVEATLGLTAVIGIALAARTLVRRSLAPLREVEQTALAIADGDVDRRVPAWSRETEVGKLSYAVNTMVTQLQESVNDAQAKEEQMRRFVGDASHELRTPLTSVRGYAELYRKGMAPDADMVIDKIEEESGRMQLLVEDLLALTRAEGTRLDRKTVEMQKIVDAAVSSARAAYPERSIEVDDQCLRAAEVNGDPDRLHQVLMNLINNAFKHGGPEVDVVIRLRENLDRVVLEVADNGKGMSEEDAARIFDRFYRADASRNRAGGGGSGLGLAITKSLIEQHEGTITVQTAPGEGATFVISLPLLHKVEEDAPAAGAKDKTKGKAAKSKTKSKGKSKDAKRGNKENDEGER; from the coding sequence ATGACGGTCAACCGCTTCACCGCCAAGTCATACAACCAGGCGAGCAAGCCGCTGGAGAAGCAGCTCGTCTCCATGGTGGTCTTCGTGGCAACGCTTGGCATTCTGCTGAGCTTCGCCACGGTCTACTTCCTCATGCGCGGCATCCTGACGCAGCGCGTGGACGAGCAGCTCGAAGAGGGGATCGACACCTGGGCGGGGCAGGGGACCTGGATCCCGTCGATCGGCGTGCCCAGCGAGTTCGCCCAGGCCACGTGGTTCCCCGGCTACCCGTACCCCTTCTCCCGCTACACTCCGCGCGGTAACCCGCCGGACTGGGAACAGCTCACGGTGCTGGACTCGCCGCAAACGATCAACTCCAAGAACGTGGATAGTTCGGAGGAGCTGGTGAAGTGGCGGGCGTTGGCGTCGAAAAGCGATGACGGCACCATCACGCTGGTGGCCAAGCGGCTCGAATCCGAGGAGCGCATCTTGCGCTGGCTCGCAGTGGTGGAAGCGACCCTGGGACTTACCGCGGTGATCGGCATCGCCCTGGCTGCGCGTACGTTGGTGCGGCGCTCGCTGGCGCCGCTGCGCGAGGTGGAGCAAACCGCCCTGGCCATTGCCGACGGCGACGTAGATCGGCGCGTGCCCGCATGGTCGCGGGAGACCGAAGTGGGCAAACTGTCGTACGCGGTCAACACGATGGTCACCCAGCTGCAGGAATCCGTCAACGACGCGCAGGCGAAGGAGGAGCAGATGCGCCGCTTTGTCGGCGACGCCTCCCACGAGCTGCGCACGCCGCTGACCAGTGTTCGCGGCTACGCCGAGCTCTACCGCAAGGGGATGGCGCCGGACGCAGACATGGTCATCGACAAGATCGAGGAAGAATCCGGCCGCATGCAACTGCTGGTCGAAGACCTGCTGGCACTCACCCGCGCGGAGGGCACCCGCCTGGACCGGAAGACCGTGGAGATGCAAAAGATTGTCGACGCGGCCGTCTCCTCGGCACGGGCGGCGTACCCCGAGCGCTCCATTGAGGTGGATGATCAGTGCCTCCGTGCCGCCGAAGTCAACGGCGACCCGGACCGCCTCCACCAGGTGCTGATGAACCTGATCAACAACGCTTTCAAACACGGCGGGCCCGAGGTGGACGTGGTGATTAGACTGCGCGAGAACCTTGACCGCGTCGTGCTCGAGGTCGCGGATAACGGCAAGGGCATGTCCGAAGAGGACGCGGCGCGTATCTTCGACCGCTTCTACCGCGCCGACGCCTCCCGAAACCGCGCCGGTGGCGGCGGTTCCGGCCTGGGTCTGGCGATTACCAAGTCGCTCATCGAACAACACGAGGGCACCATCACCGTGCAGACCGCCCCTGGCGAGGGCGCGACCTTTGTCATCTCCCTGCCGCTGCTCCACAAGGTGGAGGAGGATGCCCCTGCGGCGGGTGCGAAGGACAAGACGAAGGGTAAGGCGGCGAAGTCGAAGACGAAGTCTAAGGGCAAGTCCAAGGATGCCAAGCGGGGGAATAAGGAGAACGACGAGGGCGAGCGTTAG
- a CDS encoding response regulator transcription factor, with the protein MADTNQGIKVLVVDDEPNIVELITVSLKFQGFEVESANSGQEALTIAREYRPDAYILDVMMPGMDGFELLGKLRQEGLDGPVLFLTAKDAVEDRIHGLTIGADDYVTKPFSLEEVITRLRVILRRGNVTDDENQDGTIRYADLTLNDETHEVTKAGEIIDLSPTEFNLLRYLMLNAEVVLSKAKILDNVWHYDFGGDGNVVESYISYLRRKIDTGDVPLIQTVRGVGYVLRTPRQ; encoded by the coding sequence ATGGCTGATACCAACCAGGGCATCAAGGTCCTCGTGGTTGATGATGAACCGAATATCGTCGAGCTGATTACCGTCTCCCTGAAGTTCCAGGGCTTCGAGGTGGAAAGCGCGAACTCCGGCCAGGAGGCGCTCACCATTGCTCGCGAGTACCGACCGGACGCCTACATCCTGGACGTGATGATGCCGGGCATGGACGGCTTCGAGCTGCTGGGCAAGCTGCGCCAGGAAGGCCTCGACGGCCCGGTGCTCTTCCTTACCGCCAAGGACGCGGTGGAGGACCGAATCCACGGCCTGACCATCGGCGCCGACGACTACGTGACCAAGCCCTTCTCCCTCGAGGAGGTCATTACCCGCCTGCGCGTGATCCTGCGCCGCGGCAACGTCACCGACGACGAGAACCAGGACGGCACCATCCGCTACGCCGACCTGACGCTCAACGATGAGACGCACGAGGTCACCAAGGCCGGCGAGATTATCGACCTCTCTCCGACCGAGTTCAACCTGCTGCGCTACCTCATGCTCAACGCAGAGGTTGTGCTGTCCAAGGCGAAGATTCTGGACAACGTGTGGCACTACGACTTCGGCGGCGACGGCAACGTGGTCGAGTCTTACATTTCCTACCTGCGCCGCAAGATCGACACCGGCGATGTGCCGCTGATCCAGACCGTCCGCGGCGTCGGCTACGTGCTGCGCACCCCGCGCCAGTAG
- the thrE gene encoding threonine/serine exporter ThrE, with protein MTKVEQLWQRFRGSRSHVATIDAARTSPPPSVLAPVDLTDPTQVAAVMNIGARIGEILIANGTTSSDAIAQIRTVISAYGLHYCHVDITVNTITMNTIIGIERRTPVNVFRVVTMMSENYRKLQEADRLMRSIRAGATRPEVAEKILDDIENEPIPYRNARNLAGWTVMGASVSILLGGDLLMALVGGLTAFLIMGFNKVLSHNSLPYFYHCVLGGFLATIPAALFYDFSASIGHTIVPSQVIASGIIVLLAGLTLVQSLFDGITGSPVTAASRFFQTMLSSGGIVAGVAIGLYFAERMGVGLPPLETMLGKPSLGSAGWRILGGALASASFAVTCFAERQAVIVSGLTAAAGSTIYYVFLIPLGTDAFLATTACAIVIGLAGGLISRSLLINPVITAVAGVTPFLPGSGIYRGLYAVLNEQMVVGMSNIFTAIATCMALAGGVIFGEWVARRIRRPQLYIPYRAFKRAGRLTFQQIRRAEAAARRPRRRRH; from the coding sequence GTGACGAAAGTAGAGCAGCTCTGGCAGCGATTTCGGGGATCGCGCAGCCACGTCGCAACGATTGACGCGGCCCGCACCTCCCCGCCCCCATCGGTCCTCGCCCCGGTCGACCTCACCGATCCCACGCAGGTGGCCGCGGTGATGAACATCGGCGCTCGCATCGGCGAGATCCTCATTGCCAATGGCACGACGTCTTCGGATGCGATCGCCCAGATCCGCACGGTCATCTCCGCGTACGGCCTGCACTATTGCCACGTCGACATCACGGTCAACACGATCACGATGAACACGATCATCGGCATTGAGCGGCGCACGCCGGTCAATGTCTTCCGCGTGGTCACGATGATGAGCGAGAACTACCGCAAGCTGCAGGAGGCGGACCGGCTCATGCGCTCGATCCGCGCCGGCGCCACTCGCCCGGAGGTCGCGGAGAAGATCCTCGACGACATCGAGAACGAGCCCATCCCGTACCGCAACGCCCGCAACCTCGCAGGCTGGACGGTCATGGGTGCCTCAGTGTCCATCCTCTTGGGTGGAGACCTGCTGATGGCACTGGTCGGCGGGCTGACCGCCTTCCTCATCATGGGCTTTAACAAGGTCCTGTCGCACAACTCGCTGCCCTACTTCTACCACTGCGTCCTCGGCGGCTTCCTCGCCACGATCCCGGCCGCGCTCTTCTACGACTTCTCCGCATCCATCGGCCACACGATCGTGCCGAGCCAGGTCATCGCCTCGGGCATTATTGTGCTGCTCGCAGGACTCACGCTGGTGCAATCGCTTTTCGACGGCATCACGGGCTCCCCCGTCACCGCCGCCTCCCGCTTCTTCCAGACCATGCTGTCCTCCGGCGGCATCGTCGCCGGCGTGGCGATCGGCTTGTACTTCGCCGAGCGCATGGGCGTCGGGCTACCACCGCTGGAGACGATGCTGGGCAAGCCTTCCTTGGGCAGCGCAGGCTGGCGCATCCTCGGCGGGGCGCTGGCCTCGGCGTCATTCGCGGTGACGTGCTTTGCGGAGCGCCAGGCCGTCATCGTCTCAGGGCTGACCGCCGCGGCGGGTTCCACGATCTACTACGTCTTCCTCATCCCCCTGGGCACGGACGCCTTCCTCGCCACCACGGCCTGCGCGATCGTGATTGGCCTGGCCGGTGGTTTGATTTCCCGTAGCCTGCTGATCAACCCGGTGATTACCGCGGTCGCTGGCGTCACTCCTTTCTTGCCTGGTTCCGGCATCTATCGCGGGCTTTACGCGGTGCTCAACGAGCAGATGGTGGTGGGCATGTCGAACATCTTCACCGCGATCGCCACCTGTATGGCGTTGGCCGGCGGCGTGATCTTCGGCGAGTGGGTGGCACGCCGGATCCGCCGCCCCCAGCTCTACATTCCGTACCGGGCCTTTAAGCGCGCGGGCCGCCTGACTTTCCAGCAGATTCGCCGCGCGGAGGCGGCCGCCCGGCGGCCGAGGCGTCGCCGCCACTAG
- a CDS encoding alpha,alpha-trehalose-phosphate synthase (UDP-forming) has product MYDFVVVANRLPVDRVGGRWQASPGGLVAALAPVLRARGGCWVGWPGETNTSLAPFSAGGIELVPVPLDEADYTDFYEGFSNSTLWPLYHDLIVAPQYHQAWWERYVAVNERFALSVEKQAAHGATVWVQDYQLQLVPGLLRERRPDLKIGFFLHIPFPSPDLFRQLPWREEILSSLQACDLIGFQRGTDEQNFRGLLPADARVRTGTFPISIDPDAVAPGDPARVRELVGNPELLMLGVDRMDYTKGILQRLLAFERFLEAGHQATLIQLATPSRERIEHYRETRREVEAAVGRINGRFGSVGRPVIHYVHHGVGKEELGSYYAAADIMLVTPFKDGMNLVAKEYVACHPDGSGALVLSEFAGAAVELDQAYLCNPFDVDSIVRAIEAAADPDPQRMRTMYEWVTTHDVDAWAASFLEAL; this is encoded by the coding sequence GTGTACGACTTTGTGGTGGTGGCCAACCGGCTGCCCGTCGACCGCGTGGGGGGTCGCTGGCAGGCCTCCCCGGGCGGGCTCGTTGCGGCGCTCGCACCGGTGCTGCGTGCCCGCGGCGGCTGCTGGGTGGGGTGGCCCGGCGAGACCAACACCTCGCTTGCACCCTTTAGTGCGGGCGGGATCGAGCTTGTGCCCGTGCCCCTCGATGAGGCGGATTACACCGACTTCTACGAGGGGTTTTCCAACTCCACGCTGTGGCCGCTCTACCACGACCTGATTGTTGCGCCGCAGTACCACCAGGCGTGGTGGGAGCGTTACGTGGCGGTGAATGAGCGTTTTGCGTTGAGCGTCGAAAAGCAAGCGGCGCACGGTGCCACGGTGTGGGTGCAGGACTACCAGCTGCAGCTGGTTCCGGGACTTCTGCGCGAGCGCCGCCCGGACCTCAAGATCGGATTCTTCCTGCACATCCCTTTCCCCTCGCCGGACCTGTTCCGGCAGCTGCCGTGGCGCGAGGAGATCCTGAGCTCGCTTCAGGCCTGCGATTTGATCGGTTTCCAGCGAGGCACCGACGAGCAGAATTTCCGCGGGCTGCTGCCTGCCGACGCCCGCGTGCGCACCGGCACGTTCCCCATCTCCATCGACCCAGACGCCGTGGCCCCGGGCGACCCGGCGCGGGTGCGCGAGCTGGTGGGCAACCCGGAGCTACTCATGCTGGGGGTCGACCGGATGGACTACACCAAGGGCATCTTGCAGCGCCTGCTCGCCTTCGAGCGGTTCCTCGAGGCGGGTCACCAAGCCACACTGATTCAGCTGGCCACGCCCTCGCGCGAGCGGATCGAGCACTACCGCGAGACCCGCCGCGAGGTGGAGGCGGCGGTCGGGCGCATCAACGGGCGCTTCGGCAGCGTTGGCCGGCCGGTGATCCACTACGTCCACCACGGGGTGGGCAAGGAGGAGCTGGGCAGTTACTACGCTGCGGCCGACATTATGCTGGTCACGCCGTTTAAGGACGGGATGAACCTGGTGGCCAAGGAGTACGTAGCCTGCCACCCGGACGGCAGCGGCGCGCTTGTGCTTTCCGAGTTCGCAGGCGCCGCCGTCGAGCTCGACCAGGCCTACCTGTGCAACCCTTTCGACGTGGACTCGATCGTCCGCGCGATTGAAGCCGCGGCCGACCCCGACCCGCAACGCATGCGCACCATGTACGAGTGGGTGACCACGCACGATGTTGACGCCTGGGCGGCGTCATTTTTGGAGGCACTATGA
- a CDS encoding trehalose-phosphatase → MSPLDDPIAHLARAESLLVCLDFDGTLAEFNTDPYAVRAHPEALNAIACLLTLPNTEVAVLTGRHLEGLAEVLPETPSLQGLVRVGSHGAEPGPTLEPEDAAYLERIGSELERIATPPAYVEEKPYQRVLHVAPLAACDPERARELLRAARALDTGSRPVTPGHNVVEFSAVDVTKGSWLAQRKRDFAATFFAGDDTTDETAMAVLNQGPDVGVKVGAQDSAARYRVASVSEMAQLLTQLAHARRSYLAETS, encoded by the coding sequence GTGAGCCCGCTTGACGACCCCATCGCCCACCTCGCCCGCGCCGAGTCGCTGCTGGTCTGCCTAGATTTCGACGGCACGCTCGCCGAATTTAACACCGACCCCTACGCGGTGCGCGCCCACCCGGAGGCTCTCAACGCGATCGCGTGCCTCCTTACCCTCCCGAACACAGAAGTGGCCGTGCTTACCGGCCGCCACCTCGAGGGCCTTGCCGAGGTCCTGCCGGAGACGCCTTCGCTGCAGGGGTTGGTACGCGTCGGTTCCCACGGTGCCGAGCCCGGCCCGACGCTCGAGCCCGAAGACGCCGCTTACCTCGAGCGCATCGGCAGCGAGCTGGAGCGGATCGCGACTCCGCCCGCCTACGTGGAGGAAAAGCCGTACCAGCGCGTGCTGCACGTCGCCCCGCTCGCGGCTTGCGACCCGGAGCGCGCCCGCGAATTGCTGCGCGCAGCCCGCGCGCTGGATACCGGTTCTCGCCCGGTCACGCCCGGGCACAACGTGGTGGAGTTCTCCGCCGTCGACGTGACGAAGGGGTCGTGGCTCGCGCAGCGCAAACGCGACTTTGCCGCCACGTTTTTCGCCGGCGACGACACCACGGACGAAACCGCCATGGCAGTCCTCAACCAGGGCCCCGATGTGGGCGTGAAGGTGGGGGCCCAGGACAGCGCGGCGCGGTACCGGGTCGCGAGTGTGTCCGAGATGGCGCAGCTGCTTACCCAGCTGGCGCATGCGCGACGCTCGTACCTGGCAGAAACCTCGTAG
- a CDS encoding LacI family DNA-binding transcriptional regulator encodes MPATLASIAADLGISRTTVSNAYNHPDQLSPALRRRILSYAESRGYAGPNPHARSLRTQHTDTLGVVLTEHLSFAFEDRASVDFLAGVADSSEYALTLIPTGVSVHDAIVDGVIVYSVPENAQMLLDAKTRNLPLVICDQPTNVPDVPFVGIDDASAIAPAAEALVANGHRRIGILAKRLFSTPTNGFVEPAALDAADLHLQRARICGALEVFKAAGLRDVPVVTRDQNDLAAATDGARELLETHPELTAVLCTTDSMALGVIEYCRGRRAIPEELSVTGFDGIGVPGLTTVEQPNRRKGEVAAMLVRSLIEGRPQRREKTLLPTRFLPGTSVAHAPAG; translated from the coding sequence ATGCCTGCGACGCTCGCCTCCATCGCTGCCGACCTCGGTATCTCCCGCACGACGGTCTCGAATGCGTACAACCACCCGGATCAACTCTCGCCAGCGCTGCGTCGCCGGATCCTCTCCTATGCCGAATCGCGCGGCTACGCGGGACCCAACCCGCACGCGCGCTCGCTGCGTACTCAGCACACCGACACACTTGGGGTGGTGCTCACCGAGCACTTGAGCTTCGCCTTCGAGGACCGCGCGTCGGTCGATTTCCTCGCCGGCGTCGCGGACTCCAGCGAGTACGCGCTCACACTCATCCCGACGGGGGTGAGCGTGCATGATGCGATTGTGGACGGCGTCATCGTCTATTCGGTGCCCGAGAACGCGCAAATGCTTCTCGACGCAAAGACGCGCAACCTCCCCCTCGTCATCTGCGACCAGCCGACGAATGTCCCGGACGTACCGTTCGTAGGCATCGACGACGCGAGCGCGATCGCGCCGGCGGCTGAGGCGCTCGTCGCAAACGGGCATAGGCGCATCGGGATCCTGGCGAAGCGCCTGTTCAGCACCCCCACCAACGGGTTTGTAGAGCCCGCGGCACTCGACGCCGCCGACCTGCACCTCCAGCGCGCCCGCATTTGCGGCGCGCTGGAGGTCTTCAAAGCTGCGGGCCTCCGCGACGTCCCGGTGGTCACGCGTGACCAGAACGACCTCGCTGCCGCCACAGACGGCGCCCGCGAGCTGCTCGAGACGCACCCGGAACTGACAGCGGTGCTGTGTACGACGGACTCGATGGCGCTCGGCGTCATCGAATATTGCCGCGGCCGCCGCGCCATCCCAGAGGAACTCTCGGTGACCGGCTTCGACGGCATCGGTGTGCCGGGGCTGACCACGGTGGAGCAACCGAACCGGCGCAAAGGGGAGGTCGCGGCGATGCTGGTGCGCTCGCTAATTGAGGGCCGCCCGCAACGCCGCGAAAAGACGCTTCTGCCTACGAGGTTTCTGCCAGGTACGAGCGTCGCGCATGCGCCAGCTGGGTAA
- a CDS encoding metal ABC transporter solute-binding protein, Zn/Mn family: MMKRIAAVAFALTLTACGAQDAEQDTAQDTEQAGDGTMVATTQVWADVASAATGDEVEAIISNPSTDPHEYEPTAADLAKIAQAATVVANGGAYDAPLYTAAKGTLITALPPAEAHDHDHSEHEHGEHEHGHDHDHAHGEENEHIWYSTEAIRDVAEQIGGNSLDDKLAGIDESLAKLPETNVIQTHPIADAIVEESALVDATPESYRHATLNHSEPSAAAVAETLEAIKDADILINNSQSPNAVSERLVAAAKEAGVPVVDITETPQDGKNFFDYFQEIVDQLNAAAA; encoded by the coding sequence ATGATGAAACGGATCGCAGCAGTCGCCTTCGCCCTCACCCTCACCGCCTGCGGCGCGCAGGACGCCGAGCAAGACACCGCTCAGGACACTGAGCAGGCCGGCGACGGCACCATGGTCGCCACCACCCAGGTGTGGGCCGACGTCGCCTCCGCCGCAACTGGCGACGAGGTCGAAGCGATCATCAGCAACCCCTCGACCGACCCCCACGAATACGAACCCACCGCCGCCGACCTGGCTAAGATTGCCCAGGCCGCGACCGTGGTGGCTAACGGCGGCGCCTACGACGCGCCCCTCTACACGGCCGCGAAGGGCACGCTCATCACCGCGCTACCGCCGGCCGAGGCGCACGACCATGACCACAGCGAGCACGAGCATGGCGAGCACGAGCACGGCCACGATCATGACCACGCACACGGCGAGGAAAACGAGCACATCTGGTACTCCACCGAGGCCATCCGCGACGTCGCCGAGCAGATCGGTGGCAACTCGCTCGACGACAAGCTCGCCGGCATCGACGAGTCCCTGGCCAAGCTGCCTGAGACCAACGTGATCCAGACCCACCCGATCGCCGACGCGATCGTGGAGGAGTCCGCGCTGGTAGACGCCACACCGGAGTCCTACCGCCACGCAACGCTGAACCACTCCGAGCCTTCCGCGGCCGCCGTTGCCGAGACGCTCGAGGCGATCAAGGATGCTGATATCCTGATCAATAATTCCCAGTCCCCCAACGCCGTCTCCGAGCGTCTCGTCGCCGCGGCTAAGGAAGCCGGCGTGCCGGTCGTGGACATCACCGAGACCCCGCAGGACGGCAAGAATTTCTTCGACTACTTCCAGGAAATCGTTGACCAGCTCAATGCTGCAGCTGCGTAA
- a CDS encoding metal ABC transporter ATP-binding protein — protein sequence MLQLRNATTTPLWRDITCELAPGEFLAILGPNGSGKSTLLRAALGMQKLDSGTITLGGRVGYIPQQQMFPAHLPARVRDLVSLAGGEPESLLAFVGAPSLIDAHVGRLSGGQQQLVRQAQAFAQDPEIILADEPFLSLDVARQRQTIARFQESGAAVAMITHSIDPVIDIVDKVLYIGPNGHVIGTADEVLQSDVLSELYGAPVQVVRAGGKTVII from the coding sequence ATGCTGCAGCTGCGTAACGCTACCACCACGCCCCTGTGGCGCGACATCACATGCGAGCTCGCCCCCGGCGAGTTTCTCGCCATTCTCGGACCCAACGGCTCCGGCAAATCCACGCTGCTGCGCGCCGCGCTCGGCATGCAGAAACTCGACTCGGGCACGATCACACTCGGCGGCCGTGTGGGCTACATCCCGCAGCAGCAGATGTTCCCCGCCCATCTCCCGGCGCGCGTGCGCGACCTCGTCTCGCTCGCCGGGGGTGAGCCCGAAAGCCTGCTCGCCTTTGTTGGGGCCCCCTCGCTTATCGACGCCCACGTCGGCCGCCTCTCCGGCGGCCAACAACAACTCGTACGCCAGGCCCAAGCTTTCGCGCAAGACCCCGAGATCATCCTGGCCGATGAGCCCTTCCTCTCTTTGGATGTCGCACGCCAGCGCCAAACCATCGCCCGCTTTCAGGAGTCGGGGGCGGCGGTGGCCATGATCACGCACTCCATCGACCCCGTCATCGACATCGTGGACAAAGTCCTCTACATCGGGCCGAACGGCCACGTCATCGGCACCGCCGACGAAGTCTTGCAATCCGACGTGCTTTCCGAGCTCTACGGCGCACCCGTCCAGGTCGTGCGCGCGGGTGGAAAGACGGTGATCATCTGA
- a CDS encoding metal ABC transporter permease — protein MWDTTVYLLSQDFVITSLVACAFLGVLSGVLAPLIVMRQMSFAVHATSELALMGAAAALLIGFNVSLGAVAGSIAAAIALALLGFKGGNDSAVGVVMSFGMGISVLCIYLYPGNSSIAMSLLTGQVVGVASTSVWALAITTVVVVAAVVALWRPLLFSSIDPVMAAATGVRVRTMATVFAVLVGLAAANSVQIVGVLLVMALLITPGASAVAVTANPKLAVLLSVVFAEVSAVGGFVLSLAPGLPVSVLVAFVSFGIYVICRGIGAWQARRITAR, from the coding sequence ATGTGGGATACCACCGTCTACCTGCTCTCCCAGGACTTCGTCATCACCTCGCTGGTGGCCTGCGCCTTCCTCGGTGTGCTCTCCGGGGTGCTCGCCCCGCTGATCGTGATGCGGCAGATGTCCTTCGCCGTCCACGCCACCTCCGAGCTCGCGCTCATGGGCGCCGCAGCCGCCCTGCTCATCGGTTTTAACGTCTCGCTCGGCGCGGTGGCAGGCTCAATCGCTGCCGCAATCGCGCTCGCGCTTTTGGGATTCAAGGGCGGCAACGACTCCGCCGTCGGCGTGGTCATGAGCTTCGGCATGGGTATTTCCGTGCTGTGTATCTACCTGTACCCGGGCAACTCCAGCATCGCGATGTCGCTGCTGACGGGGCAGGTGGTCGGCGTGGCGTCGACAAGCGTGTGGGCCCTGGCGATCACCACCGTGGTGGTAGTGGCCGCAGTGGTCGCGTTGTGGCGGCCGCTACTGTTTTCCTCCATCGACCCTGTGATGGCCGCCGCGACCGGAGTGCGCGTGCGCACCATGGCCACCGTCTTCGCTGTCCTCGTCGGCCTCGCCGCAGCGAACAGCGTGCAGATCGTCGGCGTGCTGCTGGTCATGGCGCTGCTGATCACGCCCGGCGCGAGCGCCGTCGCTGTGACCGCCAACCCGAAGCTCGCGGTCTTGCTGTCGGTCGTGTTTGCCGAGGTCTCCGCCGTCGGCGGGTTCGTCCTCTCACTCGCACCCGGCCTGCCTGTCAGCGTGCTCGTCGCGTTCGTTTCTTTCGGGATCTACGTGATCTGTCGCGGGATCGGGGCGTGGCAAGCACGCCGGATTACGGCGCGTTAG
- the rlmB gene encoding 23S rRNA (guanosine(2251)-2'-O)-methyltransferase RlmB, which yields MAKPYQRPDKQKTHKKGATKGSGGQRRRGLRGKGATPKAEDRVYHAAHKRKQARDRRNQGRHEREVADMVVGRNPVIECLHAKVPAEALYVAQGTGHDDRLSEAVAIAQSRGIPVSEVQKRTLDEMTGNGMHQGIGLKIQPYKYADVFDLMSRVDGNGMFVVLDNITDPRNLGAVIRSAAAFGGDGVIIPERRSAQVTGVAWRTSAGTAARLPVAKATNLTRTIKQFKDNGYMVVGLDAGGEHTLDTFDGACDPVVIVVGSEGKGISRLVRENCDVIMSIPTEEWVESLNASVAAGVVLSEFARQRRAAK from the coding sequence ATGGCAAAGCCGTACCAGCGTCCGGATAAGCAGAAGACGCACAAGAAGGGGGCCACGAAGGGCTCCGGTGGGCAGCGCCGCCGCGGCCTGCGTGGCAAGGGCGCAACCCCGAAGGCGGAGGATCGCGTCTACCACGCCGCGCACAAGCGCAAGCAGGCGCGTGACCGTCGTAACCAGGGCCGCCACGAGCGCGAAGTGGCGGACATGGTGGTCGGCCGCAATCCGGTCATCGAGTGCCTGCACGCGAAGGTGCCAGCCGAGGCGCTCTACGTGGCGCAGGGCACCGGTCACGACGATCGTTTAAGCGAGGCGGTCGCCATCGCCCAGTCGCGCGGCATCCCGGTCTCCGAGGTGCAGAAGCGCACGCTTGACGAGATGACCGGCAACGGCATGCACCAGGGCATCGGCCTGAAGATCCAGCCGTACAAGTACGCGGACGTTTTCGACCTGATGAGCAGGGTTGACGGCAACGGCATGTTCGTGGTGCTGGACAACATCACGGACCCGCGCAACCTGGGAGCGGTGATCCGCTCGGCGGCCGCGTTCGGCGGCGACGGCGTGATCATTCCCGAGCGCCGCTCCGCCCAGGTCACGGGCGTGGCATGGCGCACCTCCGCCGGTACTGCGGCACGCCTGCCGGTGGCGAAGGCCACCAACCTCACCCGCACGATCAAACAGTTCAAGGACAACGGCTACATGGTCGTCGGCCTGGATGCTGGCGGCGAGCACACGCTCGATACCTTCGATGGCGCGTGCGACCCGGTGGTCATCGTCGTTGGTTCGGAGGGCAAGGGTATTTCCCGCCTGGTGCGCGAGAACTGCGACGTGATCATGTCGATTCCCACCGAGGAGTGGGTGGAGTCGCTCAACGCCTCTGTGGCGGCGGGCGTGGTGCTTAGCGAGTTCGCCCGCCAGCGCCGCGCGGCGAAGTAG